Proteins co-encoded in one Legionella oakridgensis ATCC 33761 = DSM 21215 genomic window:
- the traC gene encoding type IV secretion system protein TraC, whose product MGLNLADFRDKARDLLHRAATLLGETSGIKPASLHAHDKAHESCALDLPSIKAILPYETANEAGFFVNRNSMGFGLMLMPMSGADESLMNSLSQLFKNKLTVGTDCTVLLYKHPWLGTSLSQNYEPILKQGGIYAELARQSLKYHLNAIKKGYKNGRNVPAGLGDYCCYLFVSRPIQSDVEGQLHLLQADFESELKVAGFGFKRCEEGDFKVLMRVLISPDFNELSWPAIHESDGFIAESIPCPSTVIEIEDEAIGVSIVDSKAQTRRTRLVNCELSAYPSQPFALWQTPDLFANLLDTEQGIQCPFLISFTIRGVNQEKVKARAKARAKSLSANNNAVQGFINPSIREETAEWQFVHDHASKGELHLLPTFYNVVLYTSEEKEREHVAKAIASFRQMGFTLTQSRCKQWLRFLGSLPFMLTEGLFSSLDLLGMTKKLSHANVANLLPVVADFKGARQGLIVPTYRHQLFYLNTFDDRVLPITNFNRLTVASTGAGKSFFEQAQILDGLSRGQQIFVIDLGGSYKHLCEMVGGSYIDASTLALNPFTLFDFDGVTEIKGEQVNDYIQIRDLLAIMASPSEALGEVQKSWLLDAVTECWKARGRQAKMDDVLIALQGMLERQESQGDQRLKDLLILLGKYGSQGIYGHLFNSDTPLLNGSNLVVLEMGELESNPELLTIVMFVMIVIIQGQFYHSDRKREKRCVIDEAWRFLARGSNPVCASFIEQGFRTARKHMGGFAVITQNLVDTMNTIQGRAIAASSDTKIIMRQGSFKQYIEEHPRLFNPLEVKVIESFGEAKTQGFSNLMIQFGNVTTFHRYFCDPFSRVLFSTSGEEVSLIESLTNQGVNLSDAIQRVANNYYGEELCD is encoded by the coding sequence ATGGGCTTAAATTTGGCGGACTTTCGTGATAAAGCACGCGATTTATTACATCGCGCAGCTACCCTACTTGGGGAAACATCAGGCATTAAACCCGCTTCACTTCATGCACATGATAAAGCGCATGAGTCGTGTGCTCTCGACTTGCCATCGATTAAAGCCATTCTACCCTATGAAACGGCGAATGAAGCAGGTTTTTTTGTTAATCGCAACTCGATGGGATTTGGCTTAATGCTCATGCCTATGTCGGGCGCTGATGAGTCCTTAATGAACAGCCTGTCGCAACTGTTTAAGAATAAGTTAACTGTAGGGACTGATTGCACGGTGCTGTTGTATAAACACCCATGGCTTGGAACCTCACTTTCACAAAACTATGAACCCATTTTAAAACAAGGCGGGATTTATGCCGAGCTTGCACGTCAGAGCCTTAAATACCACTTAAATGCCATTAAAAAAGGGTATAAAAATGGCCGTAATGTTCCGGCGGGATTGGGTGATTATTGTTGTTATCTTTTTGTTTCAAGACCGATACAATCTGATGTGGAAGGGCAGCTTCATCTGTTACAAGCTGACTTTGAGTCTGAATTAAAGGTTGCAGGTTTTGGGTTTAAGCGGTGTGAGGAAGGGGATTTTAAGGTATTGATGCGTGTATTAATCTCTCCTGACTTCAATGAGTTGTCCTGGCCGGCCATTCATGAATCAGATGGATTTATTGCAGAATCGATACCTTGTCCATCCACCGTGATTGAAATTGAGGATGAGGCTATCGGGGTATCGATTGTTGACTCTAAAGCGCAAACGCGGCGAACACGACTCGTTAATTGTGAGCTAAGTGCTTATCCGAGCCAGCCTTTTGCACTGTGGCAAACACCGGATTTATTTGCCAATCTGCTTGATACCGAGCAGGGGATCCAATGTCCTTTTTTAATTTCATTTACAATTCGAGGAGTGAATCAGGAAAAGGTGAAGGCAAGAGCGAAGGCTCGCGCCAAGTCGTTGAGCGCCAACAACAATGCGGTGCAAGGCTTTATTAACCCATCCATTCGTGAGGAAACCGCTGAATGGCAGTTTGTGCACGATCATGCATCCAAAGGCGAATTGCATCTCTTGCCAACCTTTTACAACGTGGTGCTCTATACCAGTGAAGAAAAAGAGCGTGAGCATGTCGCCAAAGCGATTGCAAGTTTTAGACAAATGGGCTTTACCCTCACTCAAAGCCGTTGTAAACAATGGTTAAGATTTTTAGGTAGTCTTCCTTTCATGCTTACTGAAGGGCTTTTTTCAAGTCTCGATCTGTTAGGTATGACCAAAAAATTAAGTCATGCCAATGTCGCAAATCTTTTGCCTGTCGTTGCTGATTTTAAAGGAGCAAGACAGGGACTCATTGTGCCTACTTATCGTCATCAACTGTTTTATTTAAATACCTTTGATGACAGGGTATTGCCGATTACCAACTTTAATCGACTCACAGTGGCTTCTACAGGAGCTGGAAAATCCTTCTTTGAGCAGGCCCAAATTTTAGATGGTTTATCGCGAGGTCAGCAGATTTTCGTCATTGATTTAGGCGGCTCCTACAAACATTTATGTGAGATGGTGGGTGGCAGCTACATTGATGCGTCCACGCTGGCGCTTAACCCATTCACCCTGTTTGATTTTGATGGGGTTACGGAAATTAAAGGTGAGCAGGTCAATGATTACATTCAAATCAGGGATTTGTTGGCGATTATGGCAAGCCCCTCAGAGGCTTTAGGGGAGGTACAGAAGTCCTGGCTGCTGGATGCCGTGACTGAATGTTGGAAAGCGCGAGGCAGGCAGGCCAAAATGGATGATGTGTTGATCGCCCTTCAGGGGATGTTAGAAAGACAAGAGTCTCAAGGTGACCAAAGACTTAAGGATTTACTGATATTGCTTGGTAAATATGGAAGCCAAGGCATTTATGGTCATCTCTTTAACAGCGATACCCCACTGCTCAATGGTTCCAATTTGGTGGTTCTTGAAATGGGTGAGCTGGAATCCAATCCTGAGCTTCTGACCATTGTGATGTTTGTCATGATTGTGATTATTCAGGGGCAATTCTATCACTCGGACAGAAAGCGTGAAAAACGCTGCGTCATTGATGAAGCCTGGCGGTTTTTGGCTCGTGGATCGAATCCTGTGTGTGCCAGCTTTATCGAGCAGGGCTTTCGTACTGCAAGAAAGCATATGGGCGGGTTTGCGGTCATTACACAGAATCTTGTTGATACTATGAACACCATTCAGGGGCGCGCGATTGCGGCAAGCTCTGATACTAAAATTATTATGCGTCAGGGTTCGTTTAAGCAATACATTGAAGAACATCCGCGTCTCTTTAATCCCCTGGAAGTAAAAGTCATTGAGTCCTTTGGTGAGGCGAAAACGCAAGGATTTTCCAATCTGATGATTCAGTTTGGTAATGTCACTACTTTTCATCGTTATTTTTGCGATCCGTTTTCCCGTGTGCTGTTTTCCACCTCAGGTGAAGAGGTGAGTCTCATTGAATCGTTAACCAATCAAGGGGTCAACTTAAGTGATGCGATACAACGCGTTGCAAACAATTACTATGGGGAGGAGTTATGCGATTAA
- the trbI gene encoding type-F conjugative transfer system protein TrbI, with the protein MRLTPLIMGCVLAVFGAFTVFYGVATQKSIVIFDKEEVLSQFIRQLAEVKATESQVDQSTRRFNSVLNKVLVELAKQKKAIILRKNDVLAGGIDITDEVRMKLSQAMRNKS; encoded by the coding sequence ATGCGATTAACTCCTCTTATTATGGGTTGTGTGTTAGCTGTTTTTGGCGCGTTCACTGTTTTTTATGGTGTGGCAACTCAAAAATCGATTGTCATTTTTGATAAAGAGGAAGTTCTGAGCCAATTCATTCGCCAATTGGCCGAAGTAAAAGCGACCGAATCTCAGGTGGATCAGTCTACCAGAAGATTTAATTCCGTACTTAATAAGGTGCTGGTAGAGCTTGCAAAGCAAAAGAAGGCCATCATTTTAAGGAAAAATGATGTTCTTGCTGGCGGTATTGATATCACCGATGAAGTGCGAATGAAGTTAAGCCAAGCCATGAGGAACAAATCGTGA
- the traW gene encoding type-F conjugative transfer system protein TraW — translation MNIFCCLILLMISMGQVYAKSFGVVGEVFPITEKSFLKLIEERLAALKASGELDAINQHWVQTAALHANRPTALELPRASHSIKHRFVPAITLGQDIRDERGRVLFARGTSVNALAQMLSYKPCWLFFNADDEAQLNWAEHQKAHCINPKLILTGGAVNKAEKRLNSVIYFDQAGRITSKLHIAHVPAKVTRHQNHLVIQEQAIKENGDVL, via the coding sequence GTGAACATTTTTTGCTGCTTGATTCTTCTTATGATTTCAATGGGGCAGGTTTACGCCAAATCTTTTGGTGTAGTAGGTGAAGTGTTTCCTATTACTGAAAAGAGCTTTTTAAAGCTGATTGAAGAACGGTTGGCGGCTTTAAAGGCCAGTGGAGAACTGGATGCAATAAATCAGCACTGGGTTCAAACGGCAGCTCTGCATGCGAACAGACCAACGGCATTAGAGCTTCCGCGCGCTAGCCATTCAATAAAGCATCGCTTTGTTCCTGCAATTACTTTAGGTCAGGATATCAGAGATGAGCGAGGTCGAGTTTTGTTTGCCCGCGGCACGTCTGTGAATGCATTGGCGCAAATGCTTTCTTATAAACCTTGTTGGTTGTTTTTTAATGCCGATGATGAAGCTCAGTTGAATTGGGCAGAGCATCAAAAAGCTCACTGCATAAACCCTAAATTGATTCTGACTGGCGGTGCCGTCAATAAAGCTGAAAAAAGGTTGAACTCGGTGATTTATTTCGATCAGGCAGGGCGTATCACAAGCAAACTGCATATTGCCCATGTGCCGGCAAAAGTGACACGCCACCAAAATCATTTGGTTATTCAAGAACAAGCGATTAAGGAGAATGGTGATGTACTTTAA
- the traU gene encoding conjugal transfer pilus assembly protein TraU, with the protein MYFKILLLTTLVLISAVLNAKQCTGHFVNPVTDVCWHCLFPLSIGNTKVVNSSLPDTENASSPIGVCPASTGVRIGLNIGFWEPMALTDVTDTPYCLVNLGGTKLNLGLKQGRGGRHVVGNGQQRAFFHVHWYKYPLINWLNLITSVGCLQKGDFDVAYLTELDPTWQDSEMSFVLSPESVLFGNPVAASACAADALSSTFTNKPLDSLFWCAGSQGTHYPMTGHVNASVSPVQTALLLTERMNYKMHREFLVSDSSPKSGAICKEHYYTVTPKSRYRYEMVNQMADGKNCYPSGHSALTWEAGKIKPHTPDQYGFLVWRKRHCTFL; encoded by the coding sequence ATGTACTTTAAAATCCTTCTTTTAACAACTCTTGTTCTTATTTCCGCAGTACTTAATGCCAAGCAATGTACAGGACATTTTGTGAACCCAGTGACTGATGTATGCTGGCATTGCTTATTTCCTTTATCCATAGGCAATACCAAGGTAGTTAATTCTTCACTTCCAGACACTGAAAACGCATCTAGTCCTATAGGTGTTTGTCCCGCAAGTACTGGTGTGCGAATCGGTTTGAATATTGGATTTTGGGAGCCAATGGCGCTTACTGATGTGACGGATACACCGTATTGCCTCGTGAATCTTGGAGGCACTAAATTAAATCTAGGATTAAAGCAGGGCAGAGGTGGCCGTCATGTGGTGGGCAATGGCCAACAACGCGCATTTTTCCATGTGCACTGGTACAAATACCCGCTTATTAATTGGTTGAATCTCATTACCTCAGTAGGTTGCCTGCAAAAAGGTGATTTTGACGTTGCTTACCTGACCGAACTGGATCCGACCTGGCAGGATTCGGAGATGAGCTTTGTGTTAAGTCCTGAGTCAGTTTTGTTTGGCAATCCCGTAGCTGCAAGTGCGTGTGCTGCCGATGCACTGTCCTCCACGTTTACCAATAAACCACTGGATAGTCTTTTTTGGTGTGCGGGCAGCCAGGGAACTCATTATCCGATGACTGGACACGTTAATGCATCGGTTTCACCCGTGCAAACCGCGCTGCTTCTCACTGAGCGCATGAATTACAAAATGCACCGTGAGTTTTTAGTTTCTGACTCAAGCCCAAAATCTGGGGCAATTTGTAAAGAGCATTATTACACCGTAACCCCTAAATCACGTTATCGCTATGAGATGGTGAATCAGATGGCTGATGGCAAGAATTGTTATCCATCGGGTCACAGTGCGCTGACCTGGGAAGCCGGAAAAATTAAGCCGCATACCCCTGATCAATATGGGTTTTTAGTGTGGCGAAAACGTCACTGTACGTTTCTTTAA
- the trbC gene encoding type-F conjugative transfer system pilin assembly protein TrbC, whose translation MLKKGIYLLLGCCLMTSSFAVQVSVFVSFSMPETLLQETLKESAQLNIPAYINGLYRDSMSETALKVMALSKRIPNLNLNIDPTLFERFGIHQVPALVVDDGKAFDVIYGHLIIQEGLARMAGRGDVDSTSRRSTRIRYE comes from the coding sequence ATGTTAAAAAAAGGAATTTATTTGTTGCTTGGTTGCTGCCTAATGACCTCATCCTTTGCAGTACAAGTATCTGTGTTTGTTAGTTTTTCCATGCCAGAGACTCTTTTGCAAGAAACATTAAAAGAAAGCGCCCAATTAAACATTCCAGCGTATATAAATGGCCTTTATCGTGATTCGATGAGTGAAACGGCACTAAAGGTGATGGCATTAAGCAAGCGTATTCCTAATTTAAATTTAAACATTGATCCTACTTTGTTTGAGCGTTTTGGAATCCATCAAGTCCCCGCATTAGTTGTTGATGATGGTAAAGCCTTTGATGTGATTTATGGTCACCTGATCATTCAAGAAGGATTAGCCCGAATGGCTGGGCGTGGTGATGTCGATTCTACATCCAGAAGAAGCACGAGGATTCGTTATGAGTAA
- the traN gene encoding type-F conjugative transfer system mating-pair stabilization protein TraN, producing MSKFTLFLFGLMFIGCAAALNQNDALHARDEALRTLKGFNPATVLKGYTTNPQESALQPQEGSNALSAQGLNALKNNGVANDVYNQAGSRAKVQSNPVSPEMQYAEELLENPDGVLDGACYKQAGVCKNESVIKTCDESVQYTNSSCKDTLNVLVKPITQSFSRVVTPNRFQSTATFDLQTCAARDWRCTTANTVLIAPNCEHLAVSVSRYNQAMLVTKQPTCTDPTVTVQFSGWGGYSTPLLVSVTEYVSEDQWSTRDCERIKTEHAKSLCIMDSSQSCLEPNQAKVIGGISIKRSCWGRGYNYQCAAVNESACTPLINQGCSQTASTCIEAKANRCERYSQTFTCMQQFCMPEKTVCPGKVSCADGQCDTSKNETSDDMAEGLSRLGALAGVAGDVTANQVRSGSPAIFTGSAKECKKYPLGFRDCCTDSGWGDWVKHCPQDLQVLQRAKQENRVVYLGSYKNHKLGARHYTYCIFPTKLASIVQIQGRGGQLGIPYGTAEYPNCRGLTPEELERINFAALDLSPIQQELMARMALPNNGSINNANQSHVERLKQQGRAHD from the coding sequence ATGAGTAAATTCACACTGTTTTTATTTGGCCTCATGTTCATAGGTTGTGCCGCAGCACTTAACCAGAATGACGCACTGCATGCGCGTGATGAAGCCTTAAGGACATTAAAGGGATTTAATCCAGCGACCGTATTAAAAGGATATACGACAAATCCTCAAGAATCCGCACTTCAACCGCAAGAAGGGAGTAATGCGTTGAGTGCTCAAGGGTTGAATGCGCTAAAAAATAATGGAGTAGCCAATGACGTATATAACCAAGCTGGCAGCCGCGCCAAGGTTCAATCAAATCCCGTGAGTCCCGAAATGCAATACGCAGAAGAACTGCTTGAGAATCCAGATGGTGTTTTAGACGGCGCATGCTATAAGCAAGCAGGTGTTTGCAAAAATGAATCGGTCATTAAAACATGTGACGAGTCCGTACAGTACACAAACAGTTCCTGCAAAGACACATTAAATGTATTGGTTAAACCCATCACGCAAAGTTTTTCCAGAGTAGTCACGCCCAATCGATTTCAATCGACCGCCACCTTTGATTTGCAAACCTGTGCAGCACGTGATTGGCGATGTACAACAGCAAATACGGTGCTTATAGCACCCAATTGTGAGCATCTTGCAGTGAGTGTTTCTCGCTATAACCAAGCAATGTTAGTCACCAAACAGCCAACCTGTACCGATCCGACTGTTACGGTGCAATTTTCAGGATGGGGCGGATATTCAACACCTCTCCTTGTGAGTGTCACTGAATATGTGAGCGAAGACCAATGGAGTACTCGTGATTGCGAACGCATTAAAACAGAACATGCAAAGAGTCTTTGCATAATGGATTCGAGTCAATCTTGTTTAGAACCTAATCAGGCGAAAGTGATTGGTGGCATTTCTATTAAAAGATCGTGCTGGGGTAGGGGATATAATTACCAGTGTGCCGCTGTTAACGAAAGTGCATGTACTCCCTTAATCAATCAAGGTTGCTCTCAAACAGCTTCTACTTGCATAGAGGCCAAAGCCAATCGTTGTGAGCGCTATTCTCAAACATTTACTTGCATGCAGCAATTTTGTATGCCAGAAAAAACAGTTTGCCCAGGGAAAGTCTCATGTGCTGATGGGCAATGCGATACATCGAAGAATGAAACCAGTGATGACATGGCAGAAGGATTATCACGCCTTGGCGCACTAGCTGGTGTTGCAGGAGACGTGACTGCAAACCAAGTGCGGAGTGGATCGCCTGCCATTTTTACGGGAAGTGCCAAAGAATGTAAAAAATACCCTTTGGGTTTTCGTGATTGCTGCACGGATTCAGGATGGGGTGATTGGGTAAAGCATTGCCCACAAGACTTGCAAGTGCTTCAACGCGCCAAGCAGGAAAACCGTGTGGTGTATTTAGGCTCTTATAAAAACCATAAATTAGGTGCGCGGCATTACACTTATTGCATATTTCCAACCAAATTAGCGTCAATAGTTCAAATTCAGGGGCGCGGTGGGCAATTGGGTATCCCCTATGGAACAGCGGAATATCCTAACTGTCGAGGATTGACACCCGAAGAGTTGGAGCGCATCAATTTTGCCGCCTTGGATTTATCTCCCATCCAACAAGAACTGATGGCGCGCATGGCTTTACCTAACAACGGTTCTATTAACAATGCCAATCAATCCCACGTTGAACGCTTAAAACAACAGGGGCGTGCTCATGACTAG
- the traF gene encoding type-F conjugative transfer system pilin assembly protein TraF, whose protein sequence is MTRVILMVLLLLNGIAFADKPVGFLWYTKENKRVEKKVPSGIAFKSLSYTERDAVLRFYTMEALHKARYTKKVEDMRVFLSLQDYWLKESSRFKSLFQQTMLAHPEYDYAVTHPTSNLGAKITDEMRESQTVEVINRLSKSHGLLFFYRGKSPYDLKQIPIITDFCQRFNLPLMPVSVDGVVSPTLMNSRMDQGQANRLGVRYFPALLLVNPENQRVSPIAYGLTTQDVLMERIKQVATQFKGDE, encoded by the coding sequence ATGACTAGAGTTATTCTGATGGTACTTTTGCTTCTTAATGGCATAGCTTTTGCCGATAAGCCCGTGGGATTTCTCTGGTACACAAAAGAAAACAAAAGAGTCGAAAAGAAAGTGCCTTCAGGTATTGCCTTTAAGAGCCTAAGCTATACCGAGCGCGATGCCGTTTTGCGCTTCTACACCATGGAGGCACTTCATAAAGCACGGTACACCAAAAAAGTGGAGGACATGCGCGTATTTTTAAGTCTGCAAGATTACTGGCTTAAAGAATCCTCACGGTTTAAATCGTTGTTTCAACAAACCATGTTAGCCCATCCTGAATATGATTACGCGGTTACTCATCCCACATCTAATCTTGGCGCAAAAATCACTGATGAGATGAGAGAATCCCAAACAGTAGAGGTTATAAACCGCTTATCCAAATCTCATGGTTTGTTGTTTTTCTATCGTGGAAAAAGCCCTTATGACTTGAAACAAATCCCTATTATTACTGATTTTTGTCAGCGATTTAATTTGCCCTTAATGCCGGTTAGTGTCGACGGGGTAGTCTCTCCAACGCTCATGAATTCTCGAATGGATCAAGGGCAAGCTAACCGACTTGGTGTTCGTTATTTTCCGGCATTACTCTTGGTGAATCCTGAAAATCAACGTGTTTCCCCTATCGCTTATGGTCTAACCACTCAGGATGTATTGATGGAGCGCATAAAACAAGTGGCAACCCAATTTAAAGGAGATGAATGA
- the trbB gene encoding type-F conjugative transfer system pilin assembly thiol-disulfide isomerase TrbB, with translation MMSARVFLSVVLAFIFLNAAAEGSQWLTNLIAEQEGEVAHQREEPLNQQGKGFFSTHGLILFYGSQCPHCKGFAPILKGWANRNKAEVLPLSLDNQPLPEFPKFLPATTEWINAAFGGNAINYPALFVVNPKTKALYPVGFGSMTDAELNDRMDVLIPKIKAYEIKGRR, from the coding sequence ATGATGAGTGCACGGGTATTTTTGAGTGTGGTGTTAGCCTTTATTTTTTTAAACGCCGCGGCTGAAGGATCGCAATGGCTAACTAATCTGATTGCCGAACAGGAAGGGGAAGTAGCACATCAACGTGAAGAGCCACTCAATCAACAAGGTAAGGGATTTTTTAGCACTCATGGATTAATTTTGTTTTATGGCAGCCAATGCCCACACTGCAAGGGTTTTGCACCGATATTAAAAGGGTGGGCAAATCGTAACAAAGCAGAAGTCTTGCCTTTGTCGTTGGATAATCAACCGTTGCCTGAATTTCCTAAATTTTTACCGGCAACCACTGAATGGATTAATGCTGCATTTGGCGGTAATGCCATTAATTATCCGGCACTTTTTGTGGTTAACCCTAAAACAAAGGCTTTATATCCAGTGGGATTTGGTTCCATGACGGACGCTGAACTGAACGACCGCATGGATGTGCTCATTCCAAAAATCAAAGCGTATGAAATCAAGGGGAGACGGTAA
- a CDS encoding conjugal transfer protein TraH — protein sequence MKKVVLTLCLLVVFSAAQANVSQDLDSFFNGVGYASNVTSPAAFESQAAGFFGGGSLYSRNQVRQYQLVQLDLPSYRAGCGGIDLFTGSMSFLSEQKLVDLGRSVMTNAGAYAVDVMLASTVPELKQVRDYLQQLEQMANQASINSCQLSQNMVGGIWPKTAESQQKICKDQAAMGKEGLFSDYVKARMACSGNGFDNVMNKASQDPERKKQVVLNKNLVWSLLQAKSFLNSDRELAEMVMSLTGTLIIDKEGKVTNVPSLAGNADLVNALIGTGSGVRTAKIWRCKDAGSNSQCMQVNLRDITISEASTLTYKVREIIRTINTKLINDEKPGNRELNFLSMTSLPVMKFLSVLNSMHYGSSAVDIEEYSMLIAQDLLTNYLTELLTEVSVATAGSELNTDLVKEIQKRINEATTRVASIDPKVGRKLQEKLTLIERMAQIEKQVASQMNSTAG from the coding sequence ATGAAAAAAGTCGTTCTTACTCTTTGTTTATTGGTTGTTTTCTCTGCTGCGCAGGCTAATGTAAGTCAAGATCTCGATAGTTTTTTTAATGGGGTGGGCTATGCGTCTAATGTGACATCTCCCGCTGCTTTTGAATCTCAGGCCGCGGGATTTTTTGGTGGCGGTTCACTCTATTCGCGTAATCAAGTACGCCAATACCAGCTGGTGCAATTGGATTTGCCGAGTTACCGTGCCGGATGCGGAGGCATTGATTTATTTACTGGAAGTATGAGTTTTTTAAGTGAACAAAAATTAGTCGATTTAGGGAGATCGGTGATGACCAATGCCGGTGCCTATGCGGTGGATGTGATGCTCGCCTCTACGGTGCCTGAACTAAAACAGGTAAGGGATTATTTGCAGCAATTGGAACAGATGGCCAATCAGGCCAGCATTAACTCCTGTCAGCTCTCGCAAAACATGGTGGGCGGCATCTGGCCTAAAACCGCAGAAAGCCAACAAAAAATCTGTAAAGACCAGGCGGCCATGGGTAAAGAGGGATTATTCAGTGATTACGTAAAAGCACGTATGGCTTGCTCTGGCAATGGCTTTGATAATGTGATGAACAAAGCATCTCAAGACCCTGAGCGTAAAAAGCAGGTGGTTTTAAATAAAAATCTTGTATGGTCACTGTTGCAAGCCAAATCATTCTTAAATAGTGACAGGGAGTTGGCTGAAATGGTGATGAGTTTAACTGGAACACTGATTATTGATAAAGAAGGTAAAGTGACTAACGTACCCTCGCTTGCGGGAAATGCTGATTTAGTGAATGCGCTAATTGGCACTGGAAGTGGCGTTAGAACTGCAAAAATATGGCGTTGTAAGGATGCGGGCAGCAATAGCCAATGCATGCAGGTGAATTTGCGAGATATCACCATCTCAGAAGCGTCTACGCTGACCTACAAAGTACGGGAGATCATTCGCACCATCAATACCAAATTAATTAATGACGAAAAACCAGGCAATCGTGAGCTTAATTTTTTAAGCATGACTTCTTTGCCTGTCATGAAGTTTTTGTCGGTATTAAACAGCATGCACTACGGCAGTAGCGCGGTAGATATTGAAGAGTATTCGATGTTGATAGCTCAGGACTTGTTAACCAATTATTTAACAGAATTACTGACTGAAGTCAGTGTAGCAACAGCAGGTTCTGAGTTAAATACCGATTTGGTCAAAGAAATTCAAAAACGAATTAATGAGGCAACAACGCGCGTAGCTTCTATTGATCCCAAGGTAGGCCGCAAGCTGCAAGAAAAGCTCACCCTGATTGAGCGTATGGCGCAAATTGAAAAGCAGGTGGCCTCTCAAATGAACAGCACAGCGGGTTAA